The following coding sequences are from one Salvia hispanica cultivar TCC Black 2014 chromosome 3, UniMelb_Shisp_WGS_1.0, whole genome shotgun sequence window:
- the LOC125213661 gene encoding dnaJ protein ERDJ2A-like translates to MANSEEENSLFPIFILSMIALPLVPYTILKLVRAASKKAKSIHCGCSDCAQSGKYRKSVFKRMGNVLTCGNFTLVLLWVITGFLVFYIKNMSREIQVFEPFNILGLEPGASDSAIKKAYRRLSIQYHPDKNPDPAAHKYFVDSISKAYQALTDPISRENFEKYGHPDGRQGFQMGIALPEFLLNNGGTSSGILLLWIVGICILLPLVLAVIYLSKSSKYTGNYVKNDTLAAYYHLMKPSLAPSKVMEVFVRAAEFLEIPVRRSDDEPLHKLFMTVRGELNLDLKNIKKEQAKFWKQHPAPVKAELLIQAHLTRETASLTPDLQRDCKQVLEFTPRLLEELIKMAIIPRNSKGHGWLRPAVGVIELSQCIVQAVPLSARKAAGGSADGTAPFLQLPHFNDDIIKKITRKKVRTFQDFEDMSAQERAELLSEVGGLSQSQVVDVEKVMELIPSLTVEVTCETEGEEGIQEGDVVTVKAWVTLKRTNGLIGALPHAPYYPFHREENFWLLLADPNSNSVWFSHKISFMDEAAAVSAASTAIDERMEVLGASPKEKTAAIREAVEKVKSGSRLVMGKFMAVAEGNYNLTCHVLCDSWIGCEQKSTLKLKILKRTRAGTRGGQLGDAGTPEDGVEEEEEEIEEEEDEDIESEYSDEEDDEPVNKKGVANGKAGRKKGKQSSSESSDEE, encoded by the exons ATGGCTAAttcagaagaagaaaattcgttatttccaattttcattttgtctATGATCGCCTTGCCATTGGTTCCGTATACCATACTGAAGCTAGTCCGTGCTGCATCAAAGAAAGCAAAGAGCATACACTGTGGCTGTTCTGATTGCGCTCAATCAGGGAAATATCGGAAATCTGTTTTTAAACGG ATGGGAAATGTCTTAACATGTGGTAACTTCACTCTGGTGCTGCTATGGGTCATCACGGGATTTCTTGTTTTCTACATTAAGAACATGAGCCGTGAG ATCCAAGTCTTTGAGCCGTTCAATATTCTTGGATTGGAGCCCGGAGCATCAGATTCTGCAATTAAGAAGGCATATAGGAGACTCTCCATCCAGTACCATCCTGATAAAAATCCCGACCCAG CTGCCCATAAGTACTTTGTCGACTCCATATCCAAAGCTTACCAGGCTCTTACAGATCCAATCTCACGAGAgaactttgaaaaatatggTCATCCTGATGGTAGGCAG GGGTTTCAAATGGGAATCGCTCTTCCTGAGTTTCTTCTCAATAATGGTGGCACATCTAGTGGAATTTTACTGCTTTGGATAGTTGGTATCTGTATATTGTTGCCACTTGTTCTGGCGGTTATATATCTGTCTAAATCTTCAAAGTATACTGgaaattatgtaaaaaatgACACACTGGCGGCCTATTACCACTTGATGAAACCTTCTTTGGCTCCTAG CAAAGTCATGGAGGTCTTCGTCAGGGCTGCTGAATTCTTGGAAATTCCAGTACGCAGATCTGATGACGAACCCCTTCATAAACTCTTTATGACAGTAAGAGGTGAATTAAATCTAGaccttaaaaatattaaaaaggaacAAGCAAAGTTTTGGAAGCAACACCCTGCACCTGTTAAG GCAGAACTGTTGATTCAAGCGCACTTAACTCGTGAAACGGCATCATTGACCCCAGATCTGCAACGTGATTGCAAACAGGTGCTTGAATTTACACCACGTCTCCTTGAGGAACTAATAAAG ATGGCAATCATTCCACGCAATTCTAAGGGGCATGGCTGGCTTAGGCCTGCAGTTGGAGTAATTGAACTCTCACAGTGCATTGTTCAG GCTGTTCCTCTTAGTGCTAGGAAAGCAGCTGGAGGATCTGCTGATGGAACTGCTCCATTTCTACAGCTTCCACATTTTAATGatgatataataaaaaaaataacgcGAAAG AAGGTGCGAACTTTTCAGGACTTTGAAGACATGTCTGCTCAAGAGCGTGCTGAGCTTCTCTCTGAAGTAGGCGGTTTATCTCAATCTCAAGTAGTGGATGTGGAGAAGGTGATGGAACTGATTCCTTCCCTGACGGTTGAAGTTACTTGTGAGACTGAAGGAGAAGAAGGTATACAAGAGGGTGATGTAGTTACAGTCAAGGCTTGGGTTACCTTAAAGCGCACAAATGGCTTGATCGGGGCCCTTCCCCATGCTCCCTATTACCCATTTCACAGGGAAGAGAACTTCTGGTTGTTGCTAGCAGATCCCAACTCAAATAGCGTGTGGTTCTCCCACAAGATCAGTTTCATGGATGAGGCGGCCGCAGTCAGCGCTGCTTCCACAGCAATTGACGAGAGAATGGAAGTTCTTGGCGCCAGTCCAAAGGAGAAAACTGCTGCCATAAGGGAAGCTGTAGAGAAAGTAAAGAGCGGCTCTCGGCTTGTAATGGGCAAGTTCATGGCCGTGGCAGAGGGCAATTACAACCTGACTTGCCACGTGCTGTGTGATTCGTGGATTGGCTGCGAACAGAAGTCGACACTAAAGCTGAAGATTCTGAAACGGACACGCGCTGGTACTCGAGGCGGGCAGTTAGGCGATGCAGGCACTCCTGAGGATGGTGtcgaagaggaagaggaggaaatcgaggaagaggaagatgaagatatCGAAAGTGAGTACAGTGATGAGGAGGACGATGAACCTGTAAACAAGAAAGGCGTCGCCAATGGCAAAGCTGGTAGGAAGAAGGGCAAGCAGTCTAGTTCAGAAAGTTCAGATGAGGAGTGA
- the LOC125213662 gene encoding uncharacterized protein At3g49140 isoform X2: MPSKMLMIESVPAAAFCAGTFRSPGRILSHSAAFLIRRNSWRSKARSVAGVRATAKDQSGSDFGPLKPNAKPQRYHPSEEIGDSAFLESGGDAILTPAETTRTIIEVNSKATLMFSGVISEEVHENIFWPDLPYVTDEYGNIYFQVKNDEDILQTLTSEETVVQVIIGLDTAEMLSEMEALGHSEIDFGIDELDDEDSEFDDEDDEDGDEDDDEENYEKDWVSILDEEDQGEESDGSLGDWAKLETMRSSHPVYFAKKLADVVSDDPVDFMEQPAAGLAIQGLLRPAFIEEHSVIQKQISGPESYDVDAENNDQQFQGHVQINCQTHDEDVAQENPNRAENLEKDENVGNGFAFYKLEMIKIQLVSALGHQSYVEIEDFGRAQPDAIAHSAAKIISRLKAGGEKTTQALNSLCWRCKGIQVEECALIGVDSLGFDVRVCSGIQVQTLRFAFKKKASSEYSAERQLNDLLFPRTQKFQQKKEAQQTET, translated from the exons ATGCCTTCAAAAATGCTGATGATTGAATCCGTCCCCGCCGCTGCTTTCTGCGCCGGCACCTTCCGATCTCCCGGTCGCATCCTCTCTCACTCCGCCGCCTTCTTAATTCGCAG AAATAGCTGGAGGAGCAAGGCGAGGAGCGTGGCCGGAGTTAGGGCGACTGCGAAGGATCAGTCCGGCTCGGATTTCGGTCCGCTGAAGCCGAATGCGAAGCCGCAAAGGTATCATCCGTCTGAGGAGATTGGTGATTCAGCGTTCCTGGAGAGTGGGGGAGATGCTATACTCACGCCTGCTGAGACTACTCGGACGATAATTGAG GTGAATAGCAAGGCGACATTAATGTTCTCTGGTGTCATTAGTGAGGAAGTTCATGAGAATATTTTCTGGCCGGACTTACCTTATGTCACTGATGAATATGGAA ATATATACTTTCAAGTGAAGAATGATGAAGACATCTTGCAAACACTTACTTCTGAAGAAACTGTTGTG CAAGTCATAATTGGACTAGACACTGCAGAAATGTTAAGTGAGATGGAAGCACTAGGTCATTCAGAAATTGATTTTGGAATAGATGAGTTGGATGATGAAGATAGTGAATTTGacgatgaagatgatgaagatggagatgaggatgatgatgaagagaaTTATGAAAAG GATTGGGTTTCCATTCTTGATGAAGAGGATCAGGGTGAGGAAAGTGATGGCTCACTGGGAGACTGGGCCAAATTGGAAACTATGCGATCTTCTCATCCCGTGTATTTTGCCAAAAAGCTAGCAGAT GTTGTGTCAGATGATCCTGTAGATTTTATGGAACAGCCCGCTGCTGGCCTTGCAATTCAAGGTCTTCTCAGACCTGCCTTTATTGAAGAACACTCGGTCATCCAAAAGCAGATATCTGGTCCTGAATCCTATGATGTGGATGCTGAAAATAATGACCAACAATTTCAAGGACATGTGCAGATTAATTGCCAAACACATGACGAAGATGTGGCACAAGAAAACCCAAACCGGGCAGAAAACTTGGagaaagatgaaaatgtgGGAAATGGATTTGCATTTTATAAGCTTGAGATGATTAAGATTCAGTTAGTTTCTGCTCTTGGGCATCAG AGTTATGTTGAAATAGAAGATTTTGGAAGAGCTCAACCTGATGCAATAGCACATTCTGCTGCAAAGATCATATCCCGCCTCAAAGCTGGTGGAGAGAAGACCACACAAGCTCTTAACTCTCTCTGTTGGAGATGCAAGGGTATTCAAGTGGAG GAATGTGCTCTGATTGGAGTGGACAGCCTTGGGTTCGATGTAAGAGTCTGCTCGGGGATACAAGTTCAGACATTGCGTTTTGCATTTAAGAAAAAG GCTTCATCGGAGTATAGTGCTGAGAGGCAATTGAATGATCTGCTGTTTCCTAGAACCCAGAAATTTCAGCAAAAGAAAGAAGCTCAACAAACTGAGACTTAA
- the LOC125213662 gene encoding uncharacterized protein At3g49140 isoform X1: MPSKMLMIESVPAAAFCAGTFRSPGRILSHSAAFLIRSRNSWRSKARSVAGVRATAKDQSGSDFGPLKPNAKPQRYHPSEEIGDSAFLESGGDAILTPAETTRTIIEVNSKATLMFSGVISEEVHENIFWPDLPYVTDEYGNIYFQVKNDEDILQTLTSEETVVQVIIGLDTAEMLSEMEALGHSEIDFGIDELDDEDSEFDDEDDEDGDEDDDEENYEKDWVSILDEEDQGEESDGSLGDWAKLETMRSSHPVYFAKKLADVVSDDPVDFMEQPAAGLAIQGLLRPAFIEEHSVIQKQISGPESYDVDAENNDQQFQGHVQINCQTHDEDVAQENPNRAENLEKDENVGNGFAFYKLEMIKIQLVSALGHQSYVEIEDFGRAQPDAIAHSAAKIISRLKAGGEKTTQALNSLCWRCKGIQVEECALIGVDSLGFDVRVCSGIQVQTLRFAFKKKASSEYSAERQLNDLLFPRTQKFQQKKEAQQTET, encoded by the exons ATGCCTTCAAAAATGCTGATGATTGAATCCGTCCCCGCCGCTGCTTTCTGCGCCGGCACCTTCCGATCTCCCGGTCGCATCCTCTCTCACTCCGCCGCCTTCTTAATTCGCAG TAGAAATAGCTGGAGGAGCAAGGCGAGGAGCGTGGCCGGAGTTAGGGCGACTGCGAAGGATCAGTCCGGCTCGGATTTCGGTCCGCTGAAGCCGAATGCGAAGCCGCAAAGGTATCATCCGTCTGAGGAGATTGGTGATTCAGCGTTCCTGGAGAGTGGGGGAGATGCTATACTCACGCCTGCTGAGACTACTCGGACGATAATTGAG GTGAATAGCAAGGCGACATTAATGTTCTCTGGTGTCATTAGTGAGGAAGTTCATGAGAATATTTTCTGGCCGGACTTACCTTATGTCACTGATGAATATGGAA ATATATACTTTCAAGTGAAGAATGATGAAGACATCTTGCAAACACTTACTTCTGAAGAAACTGTTGTG CAAGTCATAATTGGACTAGACACTGCAGAAATGTTAAGTGAGATGGAAGCACTAGGTCATTCAGAAATTGATTTTGGAATAGATGAGTTGGATGATGAAGATAGTGAATTTGacgatgaagatgatgaagatggagatgaggatgatgatgaagagaaTTATGAAAAG GATTGGGTTTCCATTCTTGATGAAGAGGATCAGGGTGAGGAAAGTGATGGCTCACTGGGAGACTGGGCCAAATTGGAAACTATGCGATCTTCTCATCCCGTGTATTTTGCCAAAAAGCTAGCAGAT GTTGTGTCAGATGATCCTGTAGATTTTATGGAACAGCCCGCTGCTGGCCTTGCAATTCAAGGTCTTCTCAGACCTGCCTTTATTGAAGAACACTCGGTCATCCAAAAGCAGATATCTGGTCCTGAATCCTATGATGTGGATGCTGAAAATAATGACCAACAATTTCAAGGACATGTGCAGATTAATTGCCAAACACATGACGAAGATGTGGCACAAGAAAACCCAAACCGGGCAGAAAACTTGGagaaagatgaaaatgtgGGAAATGGATTTGCATTTTATAAGCTTGAGATGATTAAGATTCAGTTAGTTTCTGCTCTTGGGCATCAG AGTTATGTTGAAATAGAAGATTTTGGAAGAGCTCAACCTGATGCAATAGCACATTCTGCTGCAAAGATCATATCCCGCCTCAAAGCTGGTGGAGAGAAGACCACACAAGCTCTTAACTCTCTCTGTTGGAGATGCAAGGGTATTCAAGTGGAG GAATGTGCTCTGATTGGAGTGGACAGCCTTGGGTTCGATGTAAGAGTCTGCTCGGGGATACAAGTTCAGACATTGCGTTTTGCATTTAAGAAAAAG GCTTCATCGGAGTATAGTGCTGAGAGGCAATTGAATGATCTGCTGTTTCCTAGAACCCAGAAATTTCAGCAAAAGAAAGAAGCTCAACAAACTGAGACTTAA